In Erythrobacter litoralis HTCC2594, a single genomic region encodes these proteins:
- the ppdK gene encoding pyruvate, phosphate dikinase — MSQTVYPFGGNAKSDDPRAKDKTIVGGKGANLAEMAEIGLPVPPGFTITTEECLDYLEHGADPSTELRAGFAEKLRHDVTSALGHIEATVGKRLGDKDDPLLVSVRSGAAISMPGMMDTVLNLGLNDETVEGLAQVSGDERFAWDSYRRFIQMYSDVVLGIDHGLFEEALEIAKEDKDLYADTEMSAEEWKELVAEYKQIAADERGGEPFPQDVTEQLWGAIRAVFDSWDSERAKIYRRLNDIPHDMGTAVNVQAMVFGNMGDTSATGVAFTRDPATGEKSYYGEFLINAQGEDVVAGIRTPQYLTKAAREAAGADKPSMEEAMPEAYAELARVFDLLEQHYRDMQDIEFTVERGHLWMLQTRTGKRTAKAALKLAVDMADEGLIDEKTAILRVDPMALDQLLHPTLDPDAPRDVLTTGLPASPGAAAGKIVLDADTAEQWAGRGESVILVRVETSPEDIHGMHAATGILTARGGMTSHAAVVARGMGRPCVSGASAVVIDRAKRLLKIGSRDLKEGDLITLDGAKGQVMAGEVATIEPELAGDFGTLMEWADKHRRMRVRTNAETPNDCRMARQFGAEGIGLCRTEHMFFDAGRISAVREMILADDENGRRAALDKLLPEQRKDFHEIFEVMKGLSCTIRLLDPPLHEFLPHGDAEFEDLAATTGHSVEHLKRRAGELHEFNPMLGHRGCRLGITYPEIYEMQARAIFEAACDVKAASGEAPLPEVMIPLVVTRRELEILRALVERVAGDVFGEKGTVVDYLVGTMIELPRAALMAGEIAEEARFFSFGTNDLTQTTLGVSRDDASRFLGPYVDRGIFARDPFVSLDIDGVGQLVTMAAERGRATRGDIKLGICGEHGGDPASIRFCEETGLDYVSASPYRVPIARLAAAQASLGK; from the coding sequence ATGTCCCAGACTGTCTATCCTTTCGGTGGAAATGCAAAGTCGGACGACCCGCGCGCCAAGGACAAGACGATCGTCGGGGGCAAGGGCGCGAACCTCGCCGAGATGGCCGAGATCGGCCTGCCGGTCCCACCGGGCTTCACGATCACCACCGAAGAATGCCTCGACTATCTCGAGCATGGCGCGGACCCTTCGACTGAGCTCAGGGCAGGCTTCGCCGAAAAGCTGCGTCATGACGTCACTTCCGCGCTCGGCCATATCGAAGCAACGGTCGGTAAGCGCCTGGGTGACAAGGACGATCCGCTGCTGGTTTCGGTAAGGTCGGGTGCGGCGATCTCTATGCCCGGCATGATGGACACGGTCCTCAATCTCGGCCTCAACGACGAGACGGTCGAGGGGTTGGCGCAGGTGAGCGGCGACGAGCGCTTCGCCTGGGACAGCTATCGCCGCTTCATCCAGATGTACTCCGATGTCGTCCTCGGGATCGACCATGGCCTGTTCGAGGAAGCACTCGAAATCGCCAAGGAAGACAAGGACCTGTACGCCGATACGGAGATGTCGGCAGAAGAGTGGAAGGAACTCGTCGCCGAGTACAAGCAGATCGCGGCGGACGAGCGGGGCGGGGAGCCGTTCCCGCAAGATGTGACCGAACAGCTCTGGGGCGCGATCCGCGCGGTATTCGACAGCTGGGACAGCGAAAGGGCGAAAATATACCGCCGTCTCAACGACATACCGCACGACATGGGCACGGCGGTGAACGTTCAGGCCATGGTCTTCGGCAATATGGGCGACACCTCGGCCACCGGTGTCGCCTTCACACGTGACCCGGCGACAGGCGAGAAGTCCTATTACGGCGAATTTCTGATCAACGCGCAGGGCGAAGACGTGGTGGCGGGCATCCGCACTCCGCAGTATCTCACCAAGGCCGCGCGCGAAGCCGCCGGGGCCGATAAGCCGAGCATGGAAGAGGCGATGCCCGAAGCCTATGCCGAACTCGCCCGCGTATTCGACCTTCTTGAGCAACACTATCGCGACATGCAGGATATCGAGTTCACCGTGGAGCGCGGTCACCTGTGGATGCTGCAAACGCGGACCGGCAAGCGGACCGCCAAGGCTGCTCTCAAGCTGGCGGTCGACATGGCGGATGAAGGGCTGATCGACGAAAAGACCGCGATCCTGCGGGTCGATCCCATGGCGCTCGACCAGCTGCTCCACCCGACACTCGATCCCGACGCTCCGCGCGATGTGCTGACCACCGGTCTGCCGGCTTCTCCGGGCGCGGCGGCGGGCAAGATCGTGCTCGATGCAGACACCGCCGAACAATGGGCCGGGCGGGGTGAGAGCGTGATCCTGGTGCGGGTCGAGACCAGCCCCGAAGACATCCATGGCATGCACGCTGCGACGGGAATCCTGACTGCGCGTGGCGGCATGACGTCGCACGCCGCCGTCGTGGCGCGCGGGATGGGGCGGCCCTGTGTGTCGGGAGCTTCTGCCGTCGTGATCGACCGCGCCAAGCGTTTGCTCAAAATCGGATCGCGCGATTTGAAGGAAGGGGACCTCATCACGCTCGACGGCGCGAAGGGTCAGGTGATGGCGGGCGAGGTCGCGACGATCGAGCCTGAACTCGCGGGCGATTTCGGCACGCTGATGGAATGGGCCGACAAACATCGCCGGATGCGCGTGCGGACCAATGCCGAAACCCCCAATGACTGTAGGATGGCGCGGCAATTCGGGGCCGAGGGTATCGGCCTGTGCCGCACCGAACACATGTTCTTCGATGCCGGTCGCATCAGCGCCGTGCGTGAAATGATCCTCGCCGATGACGAGAACGGTCGCCGTGCCGCGCTCGACAAGCTGCTGCCCGAGCAACGCAAGGACTTCCACGAGATTTTCGAGGTCATGAAGGGGCTATCCTGCACGATCCGGCTGCTCGATCCGCCGCTGCACGAATTCTTGCCACATGGTGATGCCGAATTCGAAGATTTGGCAGCAACTACAGGGCATTCGGTCGAGCACTTGAAGCGTCGGGCGGGGGAGCTTCACGAGTTTAATCCCATGCTAGGGCACCGTGGGTGTCGCCTCGGCATCACCTATCCCGAGATCTACGAGATGCAGGCGCGGGCGATTTTCGAAGCGGCCTGCGACGTGAAGGCGGCTTCCGGCGAAGCGCCGTTGCCTGAAGTGATGATCCCGCTGGTGGTGACCAGGCGCGAGCTGGAGATTCTTCGCGCGCTGGTGGAGCGGGTTGCTGGCGACGTCTTCGGCGAAAAGGGCACCGTGGTCGATTACCTTGTCGGCACCATGATCGAGCTGCCCCGGGCCGCGCTGATGGCGGGTGAGATTGCCGAGGAAGCCCGCTTCTTCTCCTTCGGAACCAATGACTTGACCCAGACGACTCTCGGCGTTTCGAGGGACGATGCGAGCAGGTTCCTCGGGCCTTACGTCGATCGCGGCATCTTCGCCCGCGATCCTTTCGTCAGTCTCGATATCGATGGCGTCGGCCAGCTGGTGACTATGGCGGCGGAGCGCGGCCGCGCGACCCGCGGCGACATCAAGCTCGGCATCTGCGGCGAACATGGCGGCGATCCGGCGAGCATCCGTTTCTGCGAAGAAACCGGGCTCGATTACGTTTCCGCTTCGCCGTATCGCGTTCCCATCGCACGGCTCGCAGCGGCGCAGGCATCGCTCGGAAAATAG
- a CDS encoding ComF family protein — protein sequence MNALRLLGDSLAPAVDLVYPPRCPCCGDGIERQEGLCLDCWQGLVLLGEPSCATCRRPIRNSGAEEGAVCAACLADPPRHSGIYAATLYNDTSRRLVLAFKHGRRIALARMMAKLIQRRLPDPGGGCLLIPVPLHRRRLWVRGYNQAALLAQELGRIGAGVVAVDALRRTKATPSLGGLGRKARERALSGAIAIAPAWQQKIAGRDVLLVDDVVTSGATSERCTRVLLKAGAKSVRIASFTRVLSEIEWQAKTSMENETPEVR from the coding sequence ATGAACGCGCTGCGTCTTCTCGGCGACTCGCTCGCTCCCGCAGTGGACCTGGTCTATCCGCCGCGTTGCCCGTGTTGCGGGGATGGCATCGAGCGGCAGGAGGGGCTGTGTCTGGACTGCTGGCAAGGGCTTGTGCTCCTCGGAGAACCAAGCTGTGCCACATGTCGGCGCCCCATCCGCAATAGCGGCGCCGAGGAAGGAGCTGTTTGCGCAGCCTGCCTGGCCGATCCGCCGCGCCATTCCGGCATTTATGCCGCGACGCTGTACAATGACACCTCGCGCAGATTGGTGCTGGCCTTCAAGCACGGTCGACGCATTGCGCTGGCAAGGATGATGGCGAAGCTGATCCAGAGGCGCCTTCCGGATCCAGGCGGGGGTTGTCTGCTGATTCCCGTACCCCTCCATCGAAGGAGGCTTTGGGTGAGAGGCTACAATCAGGCCGCGCTACTTGCACAGGAACTAGGCAGAATCGGTGCCGGAGTGGTCGCGGTAGATGCCTTGCGCCGGACGAAGGCCACGCCCTCGCTGGGAGGTCTCGGGCGGAAGGCGCGCGAAAGGGCGTTGTCGGGCGCGATCGCAATCGCTCCGGCCTGGCAGCAGAAAATTGCCGGAAGGGATGTCCTACTCGTCGATGACGTCGTAACGAGCGGCGCAACCAGCGAGCGTTGCACCCGCGTCTTGCTGAAAGCGGGCGCGAAAAGCGTTCGCATCGCAAGTTTCACCCGGGTATTGAGCGAGATCGAATGGCAGGCGAAAACTTCGATGGAAAACGAAACGCCCGAGGTCCGCTAA
- the hisI gene encoding phosphoribosyl-AMP cyclohydrolase has product MSEISAEERESGTVFAPKFDSDGLLTAVVQHVDTREVLMVAFMNADALDATRKTGIAHFFSRSRQTLWKKGGTSGNTLAVSQVLVDCDQDAVILLVEPAGPACHTGARTCFYRELDCGALQDVRT; this is encoded by the coding sequence ATGAGCGAGATTTCTGCCGAAGAGCGCGAAAGCGGAACGGTCTTCGCACCGAAATTCGATTCGGACGGCTTGCTGACAGCGGTGGTGCAACATGTCGATACTCGCGAAGTTCTGATGGTGGCTTTCATGAATGCGGATGCGCTGGACGCAACCCGGAAGACGGGAATTGCGCATTTCTTTTCGCGATCGCGGCAGACATTGTGGAAGAAGGGCGGGACCTCGGGAAATACCTTGGCGGTCAGCCAGGTGCTGGTCGATTGCGACCAGGATGCGGTCATTCTGCTGGTCGAACCGGCCGGGCCAGCTTGCCACACGGGGGCGCGGACATGCTTCTATCGCGAACTGGATTGCGGCGCTCTCCAAGACGTAAGAACTTGA
- a CDS encoding methyltransferase domain-containing protein, with protein MAHTPPTIFSRRQAAAKWARARSRQERAGSANYLVEAMADDVIERLEFMRHEIGSALVIGDVTGRLPAWLARQGVEGKIGLLGEFDEEQPGSSETFDLIVHLLGLGVVNDLPGALIHARDALKPGGLFIAAFPGAGSQPVLRELMLAADGDRPAARMHPLVDNRAATGLLQRAGFSRQVVDSYPVKVRYSSLERMIADLRDHGLTRSLASAVPPLTREAWQRALRAFAGMRDGDGKVAETFEILVLTGWK; from the coding sequence ATGGCTCATACGCCTCCCACCATCTTTTCCCGGCGGCAGGCCGCCGCCAAATGGGCGCGCGCGCGGTCACGGCAAGAGCGGGCCGGCAGCGCGAACTACCTGGTCGAGGCGATGGCCGACGATGTGATCGAGCGGCTCGAGTTCATGCGCCACGAGATCGGGTCCGCACTCGTCATCGGCGACGTCACCGGGCGCTTGCCAGCCTGGCTCGCAAGACAGGGCGTTGAGGGCAAGATCGGTCTGTTGGGTGAGTTCGACGAAGAGCAGCCGGGGTCCAGCGAAACTTTCGACCTCATCGTGCACCTGCTTGGTCTCGGGGTGGTCAACGACCTGCCCGGCGCGCTGATCCATGCCCGCGACGCGCTGAAGCCGGGCGGACTGTTTATCGCCGCCTTTCCGGGAGCGGGGAGCCAGCCAGTCCTGCGCGAGCTCATGCTCGCCGCCGACGGTGACCGACCGGCGGCGCGGATGCATCCGCTGGTCGACAATCGCGCGGCGACGGGCCTGCTGCAACGCGCGGGCTTTTCGCGGCAGGTGGTCGACAGCTATCCGGTCAAGGTGCGCTACTCCTCGCTCGAAAGGATGATCGCGGACCTGCGCGATCACGGGCTTACGCGGTCGCTGGCCAGCGCGGTCCCGCCACTGACCCGCGAGGCATGGCAGCGCGCGTTAAGAGCATTTGCCGGAATGCGGGACGGCGACGGGAAAGTCGCCGAGACTTTCGAAATACTTGTTCTAACAGGCTGGAAATAG
- a CDS encoding molybdopterin oxidoreductase family protein, producing the protein MTTVHHRTCHICEANCGVLVEMEGRKVVSIKGNPDHVLSRGHICPKATAIADLQDDPDRLRRPVKRTDTGWQELDWDTAFREIAQKVVALQDAGARAAFYRGNPGAHDYALSTQSGYLQRAVGARGTFSASTLDQIPHHYTQYQMYGHVSLAAVPDIDRSQLIVIVGGNPMASNGSLWTVPDFRNRVKEMQARGGRLVVIDPRNTETAKVADEWYPVKPGTDTALLAGILQCVLADGDTLRDGLAELVDDSWAQVKPAVDAFDLDTLANHCAVPADTIPTLAAELSSGKPAAIYGRMGVSVCEFGALNQWLIQLINLATGNLDREGGTMFPQPLLDLVGQVGKGNIKTVETARGTLPSVMSEIPTIAFADELSRDDDQRIRTLFVIAGNPVLSAPDGERTEEALENLDLMVSMDMHITETSRHAHYILPPCGPLEKDHFTFFFGPLAVRNFGAYSPPTLEMEEGAKADWEIAAELAQAILAEKGKPAPNFDTPRERLDAMLKASPAGMSLAEVEAQPNGVDLGPLEPCLKNRLLTADKTLHAAPPELLEELGRFAGRLNEHDEGALSLIGRRHVRSNNSWLHNSKRLVKGPDRCTLMMHPDDAAERGLADGEMASVASRVGEVEIAVEVTEDIMPGVVSIPHGWGHHRKGVSWQTAADHAGVSLNDLTDPERYDRLTGNAVLNGTPVTVAKVEAAVAAE; encoded by the coding sequence ATGACCACCGTCCACCACCGCACCTGCCATATCTGCGAAGCCAATTGCGGCGTGCTGGTGGAGATGGAGGGGCGCAAGGTCGTGTCGATCAAGGGTAATCCCGATCATGTGCTGAGCCGTGGTCATATCTGCCCCAAGGCCACTGCGATAGCCGATTTGCAGGACGATCCCGATCGCTTGCGCCGTCCGGTGAAGCGCACCGATACTGGCTGGCAGGAACTCGACTGGGACACGGCGTTCCGCGAGATCGCGCAGAAGGTGGTCGCGCTACAGGATGCCGGGGCGAGGGCGGCTTTCTATCGCGGCAATCCCGGCGCGCACGACTATGCCCTGTCGACACAATCGGGCTATCTCCAGCGGGCCGTCGGCGCGCGCGGGACATTTTCCGCTTCGACGCTCGACCAGATCCCGCATCACTACACGCAATACCAGATGTACGGTCACGTCAGCCTCGCTGCGGTGCCCGATATTGATCGTTCGCAGCTGATCGTGATCGTAGGCGGCAATCCCATGGCGTCGAATGGTAGCCTGTGGACGGTGCCGGACTTCAGGAACCGAGTGAAGGAAATGCAGGCGCGCGGCGGCAGACTGGTGGTGATCGATCCGCGAAACACCGAAACCGCCAAGGTCGCCGATGAGTGGTATCCGGTAAAACCCGGGACCGATACGGCGCTGCTCGCCGGCATCCTCCAATGCGTGCTGGCCGATGGTGACACGCTTCGCGACGGACTGGCCGAACTTGTCGATGACAGTTGGGCGCAGGTGAAGCCTGCGGTCGACGCTTTCGATCTCGATACGCTGGCCAACCACTGCGCCGTGCCTGCCGACACGATCCCCACGCTCGCCGCCGAGCTATCGAGCGGCAAACCCGCCGCGATTTATGGGCGCATGGGTGTGTCGGTCTGCGAGTTCGGCGCGCTCAACCAATGGCTGATTCAGCTCATCAACCTCGCCACCGGCAATCTCGACCGCGAGGGCGGCACGATGTTCCCGCAACCGCTGCTCGATCTCGTCGGGCAGGTCGGCAAGGGCAATATCAAGACGGTCGAGACCGCCCGCGGCACCCTGCCTTCGGTGATGAGCGAAATCCCCACCATCGCCTTTGCCGACGAGCTCTCGCGCGACGATGACCAGCGCATCCGCACGCTGTTCGTGATTGCGGGCAATCCCGTCCTCTCCGCGCCCGACGGCGAGCGCACCGAGGAAGCGTTGGAGAATCTCGACCTGATGGTGAGTATGGACATGCACATCACCGAGACGAGCCGCCATGCGCATTACATCCTGCCGCCCTGCGGACCGCTGGAGAAGGATCATTTTACTTTCTTCTTCGGCCCGCTCGCGGTGCGCAATTTCGGGGCATACTCGCCGCCGACACTGGAAATGGAGGAGGGAGCCAAAGCCGACTGGGAAATTGCCGCCGAATTGGCGCAGGCGATCCTGGCGGAAAAAGGGAAGCCCGCGCCCAATTTCGACACACCGCGCGAGCGACTCGATGCGATGCTCAAGGCGTCGCCAGCCGGGATGTCGCTGGCGGAGGTGGAAGCACAACCCAACGGCGTCGATCTCGGGCCCCTGGAGCCGTGCCTGAAGAATCGCCTGCTAACCGCGGACAAGACGCTCCATGCCGCGCCGCCGGAGCTGCTCGAGGAGCTTGGGCGTTTCGCGGGCCGTCTCAATGAGCACGATGAAGGCGCGCTCAGCCTGATCGGGAGGCGTCATGTCCGCTCCAACAACAGCTGGCTGCACAATTCCAAGCGCCTCGTAAAAGGACCGGATCGCTGCACGCTGATGATGCATCCAGACGATGCCGCCGAGCGGGGATTGGCGGATGGCGAAATGGCCAGCGTCGCCAGTCGCGTTGGCGAAGTGGAGATTGCGGTCGAAGTAACCGAGGACATCATGCCCGGCGTCGTCTCGATCCCGCATGGCTGGGGGCACCACCGCAAGGGCGTGAGCTGGCAGACCGCCGCCGACCACGCCGGGGTCTCGCTCAACGACCTGACCGATCCCGAGCGTTACGACCGATTGACCGGCAACGCCGTGCTCAACGGGACACCCGTAACGGTCGCCAAAGTGGAGGCAGCGGTGGCGGCGGAATAA
- the glyS gene encoding glycine--tRNA ligase subunit beta yields MPDFLLELRSEEIPARMQAGARDELEKLFRREMDAAGVEAGELTVWSTPRRLALIARDLPEATQAVREEAKGPPEGAPDQAIDGFCRKNGVTRDQLEIRDVKGRNTYFAVIEKPGRAVKDLLAEAIPAIIRDFSWPKSMRWGTASMSTESLRWVRPLSGIVALLGDDVVECEVHGVTSGAVTLGHRFHHSGDITIGNADDYAMKLRAGHVIVDHEQRQDLIREGAAKVAAEAGLKLVEDEGLVIENAGLTEWPVPLLGRFEEDFLQVPPETIQLTARVNQKYFVCHRSPAEAGVSDDGGQPHEVPASAGTQQLANAFICTANIEAEDGGARVVDGNRKVLAARLADARFFWDVDRKKTLAEHAKGLERITFHEKLGTVADKVERVANLARWLVESDIVVPAKAGTSLGQSAKTNEIPASAGMTKEELADLTEQAARLAKADLVTEMVGEFPELQGLMGGYYARAEGLPDEVADAIRDHYKPVGQGDEVPTAPVTVAVSLADKLDTLRSFFSIDEKPTGSKDPFALRRAALGVIRLMTENGLRMSAGQGELLEFFADRLKVQQREAGVRHDLIDAVFALGGEDDLVRLLARVHALQAFVQTEDGTNLLAGYKRAANILKKEQWDAEPEHTGDEDPLENVDDPDMREIYAEAVEKKLSYTPEPAEKALIDALDSAEPKAVATVETEDFAAAMSALASLRAPIDAFFEEVIVNAEEKHVRAARLDLLARFRDAVHRVADFSRIEG; encoded by the coding sequence ATGCCTGATTTCCTCCTCGAACTCCGATCCGAAGAAATTCCCGCTCGCATGCAGGCAGGGGCCCGCGACGAATTGGAAAAGCTGTTCCGCCGCGAAATGGATGCTGCCGGTGTCGAAGCCGGCGAGCTCACCGTCTGGTCCACCCCGCGCCGACTGGCATTGATCGCGCGCGATCTCCCCGAGGCGACCCAAGCGGTGCGCGAGGAAGCCAAGGGACCGCCCGAAGGTGCGCCCGATCAGGCGATCGACGGCTTCTGCCGCAAGAACGGCGTCACCCGCGACCAGCTCGAAATACGCGATGTGAAGGGCCGCAACACCTACTTCGCGGTGATCGAAAAGCCGGGCCGGGCGGTGAAGGACCTGCTCGCTGAAGCGATTCCCGCGATCATCCGCGACTTCAGCTGGCCCAAGTCGATGCGCTGGGGCACGGCCTCGATGAGCACAGAGAGCCTGCGCTGGGTGCGGCCGTTGTCGGGCATCGTCGCGCTGCTCGGCGACGACGTTGTCGAATGCGAGGTGCACGGCGTCACCAGCGGGGCGGTGACGCTCGGCCACCGATTCCACCACTCGGGCGACATCACGATCGGCAATGCCGACGATTACGCAATGAAGCTTCGCGCAGGGCATGTGATCGTCGATCACGAGCAACGTCAGGACCTGATCCGCGAAGGCGCAGCAAAGGTTGCCGCCGAAGCCGGCCTAAAGTTGGTCGAGGACGAGGGGCTAGTGATCGAGAATGCCGGCCTCACCGAATGGCCCGTGCCGCTGCTCGGCCGCTTCGAGGAGGATTTTCTCCAGGTCCCGCCCGAGACGATTCAGCTCACCGCACGGGTGAACCAGAAATACTTCGTTTGTCACCGATCCCCAGCGGAGGCTGGGGTCTCAGACGATGGTGGACAGCCGCACGAGGTCCCAGCCTCCGCTGGGACTCAGCAATTGGCCAACGCCTTCATCTGCACCGCCAATATCGAGGCGGAGGACGGCGGCGCGCGCGTGGTAGACGGCAACCGCAAGGTGCTTGCCGCCCGCCTCGCCGATGCGCGCTTTTTCTGGGACGTCGACCGCAAGAAAACCCTCGCCGAGCACGCCAAGGGGTTGGAGCGGATCACCTTCCACGAGAAGTTGGGCACCGTCGCCGATAAGGTCGAGCGTGTCGCGAACCTGGCGCGCTGGTTGGTGGAATCGGATATCGTCGTCCCAGCGAAAGCTGGGACCTCTCTCGGTCAAAGCGCCAAGACGAACGAGATCCCAGCTTCCGCTGGGATGACGAAGGAGGAATTGGCCGACCTTACCGAACAGGCCGCACGCCTCGCCAAGGCCGACCTCGTCACCGAAATGGTCGGCGAGTTTCCCGAACTGCAGGGCCTAATGGGCGGCTACTACGCTCGCGCCGAAGGTCTTCCAGACGAAGTAGCCGACGCCATCCGCGATCACTACAAGCCGGTCGGCCAAGGCGATGAAGTGCCGACCGCGCCGGTGACGGTGGCGGTGAGCTTGGCGGACAAGCTGGATACGCTGCGCAGCTTCTTCTCGATCGACGAGAAACCCACGGGCTCGAAGGACCCCTTCGCGCTGCGCCGCGCAGCACTGGGGGTAATCCGCCTGATGACCGAGAACGGCCTGCGGATGAGCGCGGGGCAGGGCGAACTCCTCGAATTCTTCGCCGATCGCCTCAAGGTCCAGCAGCGCGAGGCTGGCGTCCGCCACGACCTGATCGACGCGGTTTTCGCGCTCGGCGGCGAGGACGATCTCGTTCGCCTGCTTGCCCGGGTGCATGCGCTCCAGGCCTTCGTGCAGACCGAGGACGGCACCAACCTCCTCGCTGGGTACAAGCGTGCGGCCAATATCCTCAAGAAGGAGCAATGGGACGCGGAGCCGGAGCATACCGGCGACGAGGACCCGCTCGAGAATGTCGACGATCCCGACATGCGCGAAATCTATGCCGAGGCGGTCGAGAAAAAACTTTCCTACACGCCCGAACCGGCCGAGAAGGCGCTGATCGATGCGCTGGACAGCGCTGAACCGAAAGCGGTCGCAACCGTCGAAACGGAAGACTTCGCCGCCGCCATGTCGGCTCTCGCGTCGCTGCGCGCGCCGATCGATGCCTTCTTTGAAGAGGTGATTGTGAACGCCGAAGAAAAGCATGTCCGCGCCGCCCGGCTCGACCTGCTAGCGCGTTTCCGCGATGCGGTGCACCGGGTGGCCGATTTCAGCCGGATCGAAGGATAA
- a CDS encoding TraB/GumN family protein: MTFPKSSFASAATGLLLLASSAACAQTQSLPSPVASTRVPASDVEMGGPALWKLADEDTTIYLFGTVHVLPKDQPWFTPAIDTALDSSDELVTEVLMTPEIGAKTQAIVMQKGMLPEGSSVRDLMNEQQKATYETAMTRLGLPVAAFDRFEPWFGALNLSILPLMKEGYSPEDGVEKVLEKETDREIKRAALETIEFQLSIFDELPQQAQVDYLVQAAEMIDELKPYIDRMVAEWIEGNADALAEIMNEGVAENPVLMERLMHERNANWAVWIDDRMDEPGTVFIAVGAGHLAGQKSVQELLTERGFTITRVQ; the protein is encoded by the coding sequence ATGACCTTCCCGAAATCCTCATTCGCCTCCGCCGCAACCGGCCTTCTGCTCTTGGCTTCCAGTGCCGCTTGCGCGCAGACGCAGTCGCTGCCTTCCCCCGTCGCATCGACGAGGGTTCCTGCCAGCGACGTCGAGATGGGCGGCCCGGCACTGTGGAAACTCGCCGACGAGGACACGACGATTTACCTGTTCGGGACGGTCCATGTGCTGCCCAAAGACCAACCGTGGTTCACTCCGGCAATCGACACCGCGCTCGACAGTTCGGACGAACTGGTAACGGAGGTTCTCATGACCCCCGAGATCGGCGCCAAGACGCAGGCGATCGTGATGCAGAAGGGCATGCTGCCCGAAGGCTCGAGCGTGCGCGATCTGATGAACGAGCAGCAGAAAGCGACTTACGAGACCGCCATGACGAGGCTCGGCCTACCGGTGGCCGCCTTCGACCGCTTCGAACCCTGGTTCGGCGCGCTCAACCTCAGCATCCTGCCGCTGATGAAGGAAGGCTATTCGCCCGAAGACGGCGTCGAGAAGGTGCTCGAAAAGGAAACGGACAGGGAGATCAAGCGCGCTGCGCTGGAGACCATCGAATTCCAGCTTTCGATCTTCGACGAATTGCCGCAGCAAGCGCAGGTCGATTATCTCGTCCAGGCGGCCGAAATGATCGACGAGCTCAAGCCCTATATCGATCGCATGGTCGCGGAATGGATCGAAGGCAATGCCGACGCGCTGGCCGAAATCATGAATGAGGGTGTGGCTGAGAACCCCGTGCTGATGGAGCGCCTGATGCACGAACGCAATGCCAACTGGGCCGTCTGGATCGACGACCGGATGGACGAGCCGGGGACGGTCTTCATCGCCGTCGGTGCCGGTCATCTCGCCGGCCAGAAGAGCGTGCAGGAATTGCTGACTGAGCGCGGCTTCACAATTACCCGGGTGCAATGA
- a CDS encoding glycine--tRNA ligase subunit alpha, protein MDRNPQKSFQDMILALHDFWSANGCLILQPYDMRMGAGTFHTATTLRALGPEPWNAAFVQPCRRPTDGRYGENPNRLQHYYQYQVILKPSPPDIQDLYLESLRVIGIDPLKHDIRFVEDDWESPTLGAWGLGWEVWCDGMEVTQFTYFQQMGGFDCKPVAGELTYGLERLAMYIQGVDNVYDLDFNGQGVTYGDVFLENERQMSKWNFEVAETDALFDLFNKAEAECRNALANEVPIAAYEQAVEASHIFNLLQARGVISVQERASYMGRVRDLARGSCEAHMAKEAAGWAEKYPEWSK, encoded by the coding sequence ATGGACCGCAATCCGCAAAAATCTTTCCAGGACATGATCCTGGCGCTCCACGATTTCTGGAGCGCGAACGGCTGCCTGATCCTGCAACCCTATGACATGCGCATGGGCGCGGGCACCTTCCACACCGCCACGACGTTGCGCGCGCTTGGGCCGGAGCCGTGGAACGCCGCCTTCGTACAGCCCTGCCGCCGCCCGACCGACGGTCGCTACGGCGAGAACCCCAACCGGCTGCAGCATTACTATCAGTACCAGGTGATCCTGAAGCCGAGCCCGCCGGACATTCAGGACCTTTACCTGGAAAGCCTGCGGGTCATCGGGATCGATCCGCTGAAGCACGATATCCGCTTCGTCGAGGACGACTGGGAAAGCCCGACGCTGGGCGCGTGGGGCCTGGGCTGGGAAGTCTGGTGCGACGGGATGGAAGTTACCCAGTTCACCTATTTCCAGCAGATGGGCGGCTTCGACTGCAAGCCTGTCGCGGGCGAGCTGACCTACGGGCTGGAACGCCTCGCCATGTACATCCAGGGCGTCGACAACGTCTACGACCTCGATTTCAACGGGCAGGGCGTGACCTACGGCGATGTCTTCCTCGAGAACGAGAGGCAGATGTCGAAGTGGAACTTCGAAGTCGCCGAGACCGACGCGCTGTTCGACCTGTTCAACAAGGCCGAGGCCGAGTGCAGGAACGCGCTCGCCAATGAAGTGCCGATCGCGGCCTATGAGCAGGCGGTGGAGGCAAGCCACATCTTCAACCTCCTGCAGGCCCGCGGCGTGATCAGCGTGCAGGAACGTGCCAGCTACATGGGCCGGGTGCGCGACCTCGCGCGCGGTTCCTGCGAGGCGCACATGGCGAAGGAGGCCGCGGGCTGGGCGGAAAAGTATCCGGAGTGGTCGAAATGA